In the genome of Candidatus Neomarinimicrobiota bacterium, the window TTTCTCTCTCGCTTCACACGGTACCGATCAGCTGATAATTCAGCGGGTGCTAACATGCAAAGATAAACGTTCGAGCCAGAAAGCAATTTCATTCAGCGGATTATTTGTATTCATACAATTTCTACTGTTTTTGATGTTGGGGGCGATGTTGTACGCCTATTATGAAGGTCAGACTCCCGAACAATTGGGATTAACCCGTGCCGACGGTATTTTCCCGAAATTTATAGTAGAAGATTTGCCTGTAGGAGTAAGTGGTCTTATAGTCGCTGCGCTTTTTGCCGCTGCGATGAGTACGCTTTCCAGCAGCTTATCCAGTCTTTCAAGCGCCACAGTTTTAGATGTTTATAAGCCCCTTTTCGGGAAAGATAAATCAGAAGATGAAATGTTGTCAATTTCGCGCTTCGTCACGTTAGGTTGGGGAATAATTCTTATTACTACTGCCATTCTATTCATAGGATTGGAAGGCACAGTTGTAGAAGTAGCTCTTGGGATAGCCTCTTATACCTACGGTGGCTTATTGGGTACATTTTTACTCGGATTAATATACAAGAAAGCATCTCAAAAAGATGCTCTTATAGGTTTCTTTACTGCTCTTGTGGCGATGATAATCTTTATAACGTCATGGGAAATCGCCTGGCCCCTATATACTGTTGTAGGCAGTTCGGCTGTGATAATTACAGGAATTATTTCAAGCAATTTCGGCGCGCAGGGAACTCCAAAAAATAATAGGAATAACTAATGGTAGTATCAACACTCGATTGGGTTCTGGTCATCATATACTTTGTCTTTGCATTGGGAATAGGGGTTTACTTTTCGCGTAGAGCTTCAGGAAGCATTAAGGATTATTTTACTTCCGGCAGAAGCCTTCCCTGGTGGTTAGCGGGAACGAGTATGGTTGCCACTACATTTGCGGCTGACACACCGTTAGCAGTTACGGAACTGGTTGCCAATCATGGCATAGCGGGTAATTGGCTCTGGTGGAATATGGTAATGAGCGGACTTCTGACTGTGTTTTTCTTTGCTCGTTTATGGCGACGCGCGGAGGTTATTACCGATGTGGAATTCACCGAGCTGCGTTACTCGGGAAAACCCGCTGCCATCCTAAGAGGTTTTCGAGCTTTGTATCTTGCCATACCAATTAACCTTATAATTATGGGTTGGGTGACTTTAGCGTTAGTGAAGATCATCGAATTAACGATTGGAGTTGACAAATGGACGGCTGTAGGAATAACAATGGCGGTGACTCTCGCATACAGCACAATGAGCGGGCTTTGGGGAGTTGTAATGACCGACTTGCTTCAATTCGTTATTGCGATGGCTGGGTCAATTGCCTTAGCGATTTTTGCAACCAAAGCTGTGGGTGGTATAGATGGATTAAAGGAAGGACTTATTGAAATATACGGAGCGGACCACACGATGCTTGATTTTACTCCTGAAATAGGCTCTGTCTGGATGCCGTTAACGGCATTCTTTGTGTATCTGGCTGTAAACTGGTGGGCGGCGTGGTATCCGGGTGCTGAGCCGGGTGGAGGCGGATATATCGCTCAAAGGATGTTTTCGGCAAAGGATGAGCGGCATTCTTTTTTGGCAACGCTCTGGTTCAACATCGCGCATTACGCGCTTCGTCCCTGGCCATGGATAATAGTAGCGCTGGTGAGCCTTGTATTATATCCTGATATAGAGGATAAACAAACAGGATATATACTTGTGATGCTCAATCACTTACCATCAGGATTTAAAGGATTACTTTTGGCATCATTCGCGGCGGCATTTATGTCCACAATAAGTACTCACCTTAATTGGGGAAGTTCATACATAGTGAATGATTTCTACAAAAGGTTCGTGAATAAGGATGCGTCCGATAAACATTACGTGACGGTCGCGCGGTTTACGACTGTGGGACTGGTTATACTGTCAGCCCTTGTTACTTCACAAATGGAAACAATAGCAGGAGCTTGGAAATTCCTATTGGCATTAGGAGCTGGAACAGGTTCGGTTTATATACTTCGCTGGTTCTGGTGGCGTATAAACGCATGGTCCGAGATCAGCGCCATGCTTGCCTCGCTGGTGACCGCATTGTCATTACAATTTATCTTTGGAATGGATACTTCCGACGTAAATATATTCGCGCAGGTCATGCTTATCACAGTAACAGTGAGTTCTGTTACCTGGGTCAGTGTTACCTTCTTAACAAAGCCGGAAAGCGACGAAACTCTATTGAAA includes:
- a CDS encoding sodium/solute symporter (Members of the Solute:Sodium Symporter (SSS), TC 2.A.21 as described in tcdb.org, catalyze solute:Na+ symport. Known solutes for members of the family include sugars, amino acids, nucleosides, inositols, vitamins, urea or anions, depending on the system.); the protein is MAASVGFGAWIGRKQSNTTDYFLGGRNIPWFAVSLSIVATETSVLTFISIPAVAYLGNLTFLQIVFGYMLGRILVAMILLPAYSEGKIETAYHFLGNRFGQQMRMTASITFMVTRLLADGVRLFATAIPLTIIIKGSGLFSGYSDSQFYAFSIILIGLLTMVYTYIGGIRSVIWMDVIQMAVYIGGALFAAVIILNKLPDGFGSVLSWASDGNKLQWFYLGTDLSLSEFITKPYTFFTALFAGAIFSLASHGTDQLIIQRVLTCKDKRSSQKAISFSGLFVFIQFLLFLMLGAMLYAYYEGQTPEQLGLTRADGIFPKFIVEDLPVGVSGLIVAALFAAAMSTLSSSLSSLSSATVLDVYKPLFGKDKSEDEMLSISRFVTLGWGIILITTAILFIGLEGTVVEVALGIASYTYGGLLGTFLLGLIYKKASQKDALIGFFTALVAMIIFITSWEIAWPLYTVVGSSAVIITGIISSNFGAQGTPKNNRNN
- a CDS encoding Na+:solute symporter, whose protein sequence is MVVSTLDWVLVIIYFVFALGIGVYFSRRASGSIKDYFTSGRSLPWWLAGTSMVATTFAADTPLAVTELVANHGIAGNWLWWNMVMSGLLTVFFFARLWRRAEVITDVEFTELRYSGKPAAILRGFRALYLAIPINLIIMGWVTLALVKIIELTIGVDKWTAVGITMAVTLAYSTMSGLWGVVMTDLLQFVIAMAGSIALAIFATKAVGGIDGLKEGLIEIYGADHTMLDFTPEIGSVWMPLTAFFVYLAVNWWAAWYPGAEPGGGGYIAQRMFSAKDERHSFLATLWFNIAHYALRPWPWIIVALVSLVLYPDIEDKQTGYILVMLNHLPSGFKGLLLASFAAAFMSTISTHLNWGSSYIVNDFYKRFVNKDASDKHYVTVARFTTVGLVILSALVTSQMETIAGAWKFLLALGAGTGSVYILRWFWWRINAWSEISAMLASLVTALSLQFIFGMDTSDVNIFAQVMLITVTVSSVTWVSVTFLTKPESDETLLKFYRKIRPGGSLWKPMAELAPEVETDKGLLWDLADWAVGITLIYSTLFGFGKILLGSVGLGFGLLLISASCFYFLQWDLKRRRWETLKS